A window of the Lagenorhynchus albirostris chromosome 1, mLagAlb1.1, whole genome shotgun sequence genome harbors these coding sequences:
- the MFGE8 gene encoding lactadherin, translating to MPCPRVLAALCGALLCASGLFAFSGDFCDSSQCLHGGTCLLDQDRKPPFHCLCPEGFTGLICNETERGPCFPNPCHNDAECQVIDDFHRGDVFTQYICECPHGYTGIHCEIVCTSPLGMETGAIADSQISASSMHLGFMGLQRWAPYLARLHLTGIVNAWTSSNYDRSPWIQVNLMRKMRVTGVVTQGASRAGSAEYLKTFKVAYSTNGRKFQFIQGTGESGDKIFMGNVDNSGLKVNLFETPLEVQYVRLVPVICHRGCTLRFELLGCELNGCAEPLGLKDNTIPSKQITASSFYKTWGLSAFSWYPSYARLDNQGKFNAWTAQTNSASEWLQIDLGSQKRVTGIITQGARDFGHIQYVAAYKVAYGDDGVNWTEYRDQGAVESKIFPGNMDNNSHKKNMFEVPFLARFVRILPVAWHNRITLRVELLGC from the exons ATGCCGTGTCCCCGTGTGCTGGCCGCGCTCTGCGGCGCGCTCCTCTGCGCCTCGGGACTCTTCGCCTTCTCCG GTGACTTCTGTGACTCCAGCCAGTGCCTGCATGGTGGGACCTGCTTGTTGGACCAGGACAGAAAACCCCCCTTCCACTGCCTCTGCCCTGAAGGCTTCACGGGCCTCATATGCAATGAGACTGAGAGAG gtcCCTGTTTCCCAAATCCCTGCCACAATGATGCCGAATGCCAGGTGATTGACGACTTCCACCGAGGGGATGTCTTCACCCAGTACATCTGCGAGTGCCCTCATGGCTACACAGGCATCCACTGTGAGATTG tctGCACCTCGCCGCTGGGCATGGAGACGGGCGCTATCGCCGACTCCCAGATCTCCGCCTCGTCCATGCACTTGGGTTTCATGGGTTTGCAGCGCTGGGCCCCGTATCTGGCCCGCCTGCACCTCACAGGCATTGTCAACGCATGGACATCCAGCAACTACGACAGAAGCCCCTGGATCCAG GTGAACCTGATGCGGAAGATGCGGGTGACGGGTGTGGTGACGCAGGGTGCTAGCCGCGCAGGCAGTGCCGAGTACCTGAAGACTTTCAAGGTGGCCTACAGCACCAATGGGCGCAAGTTCCAGTTCATCCAGGGCACAGGGGAGTCAGGAGATAAG ATATTTATGGGTAATGTGGACAACAGCGGCCTGAAGGTCAACCTGTTTGAAACCCCTCTGGAGGTGCAGTATGTGAGACTGGTGCCCGTGATCTGCCACCGGGGCTGCACCCTTCGCTTTGAGCTCCTTGGCTGTGAGTTGAATG GATGCGCCGAACCCCTAGGCCTGAAGGACAACACCATCCCCAGTAAGCAGATCACAGCCTCCAGCTTCTACAAAACCTGGGGCCTCAGTGCCTTTAGCTGGTATCCCTCCTATGCGCGGCTGGATAATCAGGGCAAGTTCAACGCCTGGACCGCCCAGACCAACAGTGCCTCTGAGTGGCTTCAG attGACCTGGGCTCTCAGAAGCGAGTGACTGGCATCATCACCCAGGGGGCACGAGACTTTGGCCACATCCAATATGTGGCAGCCTACAAGGTGGCCTATGGTGACGATGGTGTGAACTGGACTGAGTACAGGGACCAGGGGGCCGTGGAAAGCAAG ATCTTCCCTGGCAACATGGACAATAATTCCCACAAGAAGAACATGTTTGAGGTGCCTTTCCTGGCTCGCTTTGTGCGCATCCTGCCTGTGGCCTGGCACAACCGCATCACCCTTCGCGTGGAGCTGCTGGGCTGTTAG